One Erpetoichthys calabaricus chromosome 9, fErpCal1.3, whole genome shotgun sequence genomic region harbors:
- the LOC114642606 gene encoding formin-binding protein 1 isoform X11, which yields MEQRGECLAKVQLLRDQFENLEKHTQWGIDFVDKYTKFVKERCEIEINYAKQIRNLSKKYQPKKNSREEEEHKYSSCRAFLATLNELNDYAGQHEVIAENLTSQIVGDLARYTQELKQERKSHFHDGRRAQQHIENSWKQLEACKRRFERDCKEADRAQQYFEKMDNDINVTKADVEKARQQAQLRHQMAADSKADYTACLQKFNQEQNEHYYTLIPHIFQGIQDMEERRILRLGESMKTFAEVDRQVIPIVGKCLDEITKAAESIEPKSDSQLVIEAYKSGFEPPGDVEFEDYSQAMKRTVSESSLSNSKGEGKPEKSSGKGKGKLWPFIKKNKLMSLLTSPHQPPPPPPPASASPSAVPNGPQSPKQQKEPLSHRLNEFMTSKPKMHCFRSLKRGLSLKLGSGPEDFSHLPPEQRRKKLQQKIDDFTKEIQKELDQRDALTKMRDVYIKNPQMGDPSSVDPQLADISQRIEKLRFEAQKFEGWLAEVEGRMPTRSDPPRRQSGLYDGQNSTPVSNSCAQDRESPDGSYTEDPSSEAQLKVPVPDFDDEFDDEEPLPTIGTCKALYPFEGQNEGTIAVAEGEVLYVIEEDKGDGWTRVRRNEEEEGYVPSSYVEVCLDKDAKGSMTYI from the exons ATGGAGCAGAGAGGCGAGTGCCTGGCAAAGGTGCAGCTGCTGAGG GATCAGTTTGAAAACTTGGAGAAGCACACGCAGTGGGGCATCGACTTTGTTGACAAGTACACCAAGTTTGTGAAGGAGAGGTGCGAGATTGAGATCAACTATGCGAAACAGATCAG AAACCTGTCCAAGAAATACCAGCCGAAGAAAAActccagggaggaagaggagcacaa GTACTCCTCATGTCGAGCCTTCCTGGCAACGCTCAACGAGCTCAATGACTATGCTGGGCAGCACGAGGTCATCGCAGAGAACTTGACCTCGCAGATTGTGGGCGACCTGGCACGGTACACGCAGGAGCTCAAGCAGGAGCGCAAATCC CACTTCCACGATGGCCGCAGGGCTCAGCAGCACATTGAGAACTCATGGAAGCAGCTGGAGGCG TGCAAGAGGAGGTTTGAGCGAGACTGCAAAGAGGCTGACCGGGCACAGCAGTACTTCGAGAAGATGGACAACGACATCAACGTGACGAAAGCAGATGTGGAGAAG GCACGACAGCAGGCCCAGCTGCGGCATCAGATGGCCGCGGACAGTAAAGCGGACTACACGGCGTGCCTGCAGAAGTTCAACCAGGAGCAGAACGAGCATTATTACACCCTCATCCCGCACATCTTCCAG GGCATCCAAGATATGGAGGAGCGGCGGATCCTGAGGCTGGGAGAATCCATGAAGACGTTCGCCGAAGTTGACCGCCAGGTCATCCCCATTGTGGGCAAATGTCTCGATGAAATCACGAAGGCAGCAGAGTCCATCGAGCCAAAGAGT GACTCGCAGCTGGTGATAGAAGCCTACAAGTCGGGGTTTGAGCCCCCGGGAGACGTGGAGTTTGAAGACTACAGCCAGGCGATGAAGCGCACCGTCTCCGAGAGCAGCCTGTCCAACTCGAAAGGAGAGGGCAAGCCGGAGAAGAGCAGCGGCAAAGGCAAAGGCAAACTGTGGCCCTTCATCAAGAAGAACAAG CTCATGTCCCTCCTAACGTCCCCCCATCAGCCACCCCCACCTCCTCCCCCAGCCTCTGCCTCACCTTCTGCTGTTCCCAACGGTCCCCAGTCTCCCAAGCAGCAAAAGGAGCCCCTGTCCCATCGGCTCAACGAGTTCATGACGTCCAAACCCAAAATGCACTGCTTCCGGAGCCTGAAGCGAGGG CTTTCTCTCAAGCTG GGGTCGGGGCCTGAAGACTTCAGTCACCTGCCGCCCGAGCAAAGGAGGAAAAAGCTGCAGCAGAAGATCGACGACTTCACCAAGGAGATCCAGAAGGAGCTGGACCAGAG GGACGCCTTGACCAAGATGAGAGATGTTTACATCAAGAACCCCCAGATGGGAGACCCCAGCAGTGTAGACCCCCAGCTGGCTGACATTTCACAGCGGATTGAGAAGCTGCGCTTCGAGGCTCAGAAGTTTGAG GGTTGGCTTGCTGAGGTGGAGGGACGGATGCCAACACGGAGTGACCCTCCACGGCGGCAGAGTGGTCTGTATGACGGGCAGAACAGCACGCCGGTGAGCAACAGCTGTGCCCAGGACCGGGAGAG CCCTGATGGCAGCTACACAGAGGACCCGAGCTCAGAAGCACAGCTTAAGGTGCCTGTCCCCGACTTCGATGACGAGTTCGATGACGAGGAGCCTCTGCCTACCATTGGCACATGTAAAGCACTCTACCCCTTTGAAG GACAAAACGAGGGCACAATCGCTGTGGCCGAAGGCGAAGTGCTGTATGTGATCGAAGAAGACAAAGGAGACGGCTGGACCCGCGTGCGCAGGAACGAGGAGGAGGAGGGCTACGTGCCCTCCTCTTACGTCGAAGTCTGTTTGGACAAAGATGCCAAAGGTTCCATGACTTACATTTAG
- the LOC114642606 gene encoding formin-binding protein 1 isoform X9: MEQRGECLAKVQLLRDQFENLEKHTQWGIDFVDKYTKFVKERCEIEINYAKQIRNLSKKYQPKKNSREEEEHKYSSCRAFLATLNELNDYAGQHEVIAENLTSQIVGDLARYTQELKQERKSHFHDGRRAQQHIENSWKQLEACKRRFERDCKEADRAQQYFEKMDNDINVTKADVEKARQQAQLRHQMAADSKADYTACLQKFNQEQNEHYYTLIPHIFQGIQDMEERRILRLGESMKTFAEVDRQVIPIVGKCLDEITKAAESIEPKSDSQLVIEAYKSGFEPPGDVEFEDYSQAMKRTVSESSLSNSKGEGKPEKSSGKGKGKLWPFIKKNKLMSLLTSPHQPPPPPPPASASPSAVPNGPQSPKQQKEPLSHRLNEFMTSKPKMHCFRSLKRGLSLKLITLNAQVRTLMEGSGPEDFSHLPPEQRRKKLQQKIDDFTKEIQKELDQRDALTKMRDVYIKNPQMGDPSSVDPQLADISQRIEKLRFEAQKFEGWLAEVEGRMPTRSDPPRRQSGLYDGQNSTPVSNSCAQDRESPDGSYTEDPSSEAQLKVPVPDFDDEFDDEEPLPTIGTCKALYPFEGQNEGTIAVAEGEVLYVIEEDKGDGWTRVRRNEEEEGYVPSSYVEVCLDKDAKGSMTYI; the protein is encoded by the exons ATGGAGCAGAGAGGCGAGTGCCTGGCAAAGGTGCAGCTGCTGAGG GATCAGTTTGAAAACTTGGAGAAGCACACGCAGTGGGGCATCGACTTTGTTGACAAGTACACCAAGTTTGTGAAGGAGAGGTGCGAGATTGAGATCAACTATGCGAAACAGATCAG AAACCTGTCCAAGAAATACCAGCCGAAGAAAAActccagggaggaagaggagcacaa GTACTCCTCATGTCGAGCCTTCCTGGCAACGCTCAACGAGCTCAATGACTATGCTGGGCAGCACGAGGTCATCGCAGAGAACTTGACCTCGCAGATTGTGGGCGACCTGGCACGGTACACGCAGGAGCTCAAGCAGGAGCGCAAATCC CACTTCCACGATGGCCGCAGGGCTCAGCAGCACATTGAGAACTCATGGAAGCAGCTGGAGGCG TGCAAGAGGAGGTTTGAGCGAGACTGCAAAGAGGCTGACCGGGCACAGCAGTACTTCGAGAAGATGGACAACGACATCAACGTGACGAAAGCAGATGTGGAGAAG GCACGACAGCAGGCCCAGCTGCGGCATCAGATGGCCGCGGACAGTAAAGCGGACTACACGGCGTGCCTGCAGAAGTTCAACCAGGAGCAGAACGAGCATTATTACACCCTCATCCCGCACATCTTCCAG GGCATCCAAGATATGGAGGAGCGGCGGATCCTGAGGCTGGGAGAATCCATGAAGACGTTCGCCGAAGTTGACCGCCAGGTCATCCCCATTGTGGGCAAATGTCTCGATGAAATCACGAAGGCAGCAGAGTCCATCGAGCCAAAGAGT GACTCGCAGCTGGTGATAGAAGCCTACAAGTCGGGGTTTGAGCCCCCGGGAGACGTGGAGTTTGAAGACTACAGCCAGGCGATGAAGCGCACCGTCTCCGAGAGCAGCCTGTCCAACTCGAAAGGAGAGGGCAAGCCGGAGAAGAGCAGCGGCAAAGGCAAAGGCAAACTGTGGCCCTTCATCAAGAAGAACAAG CTCATGTCCCTCCTAACGTCCCCCCATCAGCCACCCCCACCTCCTCCCCCAGCCTCTGCCTCACCTTCTGCTGTTCCCAACGGTCCCCAGTCTCCCAAGCAGCAAAAGGAGCCCCTGTCCCATCGGCTCAACGAGTTCATGACGTCCAAACCCAAAATGCACTGCTTCCGGAGCCTGAAGCGAGGG CTTTCTCTCAAGCTG ATTACGTTGAATGCTCAGGTGCGGACTCTCATGGAG GGGTCGGGGCCTGAAGACTTCAGTCACCTGCCGCCCGAGCAAAGGAGGAAAAAGCTGCAGCAGAAGATCGACGACTTCACCAAGGAGATCCAGAAGGAGCTGGACCAGAG GGACGCCTTGACCAAGATGAGAGATGTTTACATCAAGAACCCCCAGATGGGAGACCCCAGCAGTGTAGACCCCCAGCTGGCTGACATTTCACAGCGGATTGAGAAGCTGCGCTTCGAGGCTCAGAAGTTTGAG GGTTGGCTTGCTGAGGTGGAGGGACGGATGCCAACACGGAGTGACCCTCCACGGCGGCAGAGTGGTCTGTATGACGGGCAGAACAGCACGCCGGTGAGCAACAGCTGTGCCCAGGACCGGGAGAG CCCTGATGGCAGCTACACAGAGGACCCGAGCTCAGAAGCACAGCTTAAGGTGCCTGTCCCCGACTTCGATGACGAGTTCGATGACGAGGAGCCTCTGCCTACCATTGGCACATGTAAAGCACTCTACCCCTTTGAAG GACAAAACGAGGGCACAATCGCTGTGGCCGAAGGCGAAGTGCTGTATGTGATCGAAGAAGACAAAGGAGACGGCTGGACCCGCGTGCGCAGGAACGAGGAGGAGGAGGGCTACGTGCCCTCCTCTTACGTCGAAGTCTGTTTGGACAAAGATGCCAAAGGTTCCATGACTTACATTTAG
- the LOC114642606 gene encoding formin-binding protein 1 isoform X6: protein MSWGTDLWDQFENLEKHTQWGIDFVDKYTKFVKERCEIEINYAKQIRNLSKKYQPKKNSREEEEHKYSSCRAFLATLNELNDYAGQHEVIAENLTSQIVGDLARYTQELKQERKSHFHDGRRAQQHIENSWKQLEACKRRFERDCKEADRAQQYFEKMDNDINVTKADVEKRAFSKARQQAQLRHQMAADSKADYTACLQKFNQEQNEHYYTLIPHIFQGIQDMEERRILRLGESMKTFAEVDRQVIPIVGKCLDEITKAAESIEPKSDSQLVIEAYKSGFEPPGDVEFEDYSQAMKRTVSESSLSNSKGEGKPEKSSGKGKGKLWPFIKKNKLMSLLTSPHQPPPPPPPASASPSAVPNGPQSPKQQKEPLSHRLNEFMTSKPKMHCFRSLKRGQQRSYCFQKELMKRTLGRPTHAYEARRYVLSLKLITLNAQVRTLMEGSGPEDFSHLPPEQRRKKLQQKIDDFTKEIQKELDQRDALTKMRDVYIKNPQMGDPSSVDPQLADISQRIEKLRFEAQKFEGWLAEVEGRMPTRSDPPRRQSGLYDGQNSTPVSNSCAQDRESPDGSYTEDPSSEAQLKVPVPDFDDEFDDEEPLPTIGTCKALYPFEGQNEGTIAVAEGEVLYVIEEDKGDGWTRVRRNEEEEGYVPSSYVEVCLDKDAKGSMTYI from the exons ATGAGCTGGGGGACGGACTTGTGG GATCAGTTTGAAAACTTGGAGAAGCACACGCAGTGGGGCATCGACTTTGTTGACAAGTACACCAAGTTTGTGAAGGAGAGGTGCGAGATTGAGATCAACTATGCGAAACAGATCAG AAACCTGTCCAAGAAATACCAGCCGAAGAAAAActccagggaggaagaggagcacaa GTACTCCTCATGTCGAGCCTTCCTGGCAACGCTCAACGAGCTCAATGACTATGCTGGGCAGCACGAGGTCATCGCAGAGAACTTGACCTCGCAGATTGTGGGCGACCTGGCACGGTACACGCAGGAGCTCAAGCAGGAGCGCAAATCC CACTTCCACGATGGCCGCAGGGCTCAGCAGCACATTGAGAACTCATGGAAGCAGCTGGAGGCG TGCAAGAGGAGGTTTGAGCGAGACTGCAAAGAGGCTGACCGGGCACAGCAGTACTTCGAGAAGATGGACAACGACATCAACGTGACGAAAGCAGATGTGGAGAAG CGAGCCTTCTCAAAG GCACGACAGCAGGCCCAGCTGCGGCATCAGATGGCCGCGGACAGTAAAGCGGACTACACGGCGTGCCTGCAGAAGTTCAACCAGGAGCAGAACGAGCATTATTACACCCTCATCCCGCACATCTTCCAG GGCATCCAAGATATGGAGGAGCGGCGGATCCTGAGGCTGGGAGAATCCATGAAGACGTTCGCCGAAGTTGACCGCCAGGTCATCCCCATTGTGGGCAAATGTCTCGATGAAATCACGAAGGCAGCAGAGTCCATCGAGCCAAAGAGT GACTCGCAGCTGGTGATAGAAGCCTACAAGTCGGGGTTTGAGCCCCCGGGAGACGTGGAGTTTGAAGACTACAGCCAGGCGATGAAGCGCACCGTCTCCGAGAGCAGCCTGTCCAACTCGAAAGGAGAGGGCAAGCCGGAGAAGAGCAGCGGCAAAGGCAAAGGCAAACTGTGGCCCTTCATCAAGAAGAACAAG CTCATGTCCCTCCTAACGTCCCCCCATCAGCCACCCCCACCTCCTCCCCCAGCCTCTGCCTCACCTTCTGCTGTTCCCAACGGTCCCCAGTCTCCCAAGCAGCAAAAGGAGCCCCTGTCCCATCGGCTCAACGAGTTCATGACGTCCAAACCCAAAATGCACTGCTTCCGGAGCCTGAAGCGAGGG CAGCAGCGCTCTTACTGCTTTCAAAAAGAGCTCATGAAGAGGACGCTGGGCAGGCCCACCCACGCCTACGAGGCCAGGCGCTACGTC CTTTCTCTCAAGCTG ATTACGTTGAATGCTCAGGTGCGGACTCTCATGGAG GGGTCGGGGCCTGAAGACTTCAGTCACCTGCCGCCCGAGCAAAGGAGGAAAAAGCTGCAGCAGAAGATCGACGACTTCACCAAGGAGATCCAGAAGGAGCTGGACCAGAG GGACGCCTTGACCAAGATGAGAGATGTTTACATCAAGAACCCCCAGATGGGAGACCCCAGCAGTGTAGACCCCCAGCTGGCTGACATTTCACAGCGGATTGAGAAGCTGCGCTTCGAGGCTCAGAAGTTTGAG GGTTGGCTTGCTGAGGTGGAGGGACGGATGCCAACACGGAGTGACCCTCCACGGCGGCAGAGTGGTCTGTATGACGGGCAGAACAGCACGCCGGTGAGCAACAGCTGTGCCCAGGACCGGGAGAG CCCTGATGGCAGCTACACAGAGGACCCGAGCTCAGAAGCACAGCTTAAGGTGCCTGTCCCCGACTTCGATGACGAGTTCGATGACGAGGAGCCTCTGCCTACCATTGGCACATGTAAAGCACTCTACCCCTTTGAAG GACAAAACGAGGGCACAATCGCTGTGGCCGAAGGCGAAGTGCTGTATGTGATCGAAGAAGACAAAGGAGACGGCTGGACCCGCGTGCGCAGGAACGAGGAGGAGGAGGGCTACGTGCCCTCCTCTTACGTCGAAGTCTGTTTGGACAAAGATGCCAAAGGTTCCATGACTTACATTTAG
- the LOC114642606 gene encoding formin-binding protein 1 isoform X7 gives MEQRGECLAKVQLLRDQFENLEKHTQWGIDFVDKYTKFVKERCEIEINYAKQIRNLSKKYQPKKNSREEEEHKYSSCRAFLATLNELNDYAGQHEVIAENLTSQIVGDLARYTQELKQERKSHFHDGRRAQQHIENSWKQLEACKRRFERDCKEADRAQQYFEKMDNDINVTKADVEKRAFSKARQQAQLRHQMAADSKADYTACLQKFNQEQNEHYYTLIPHIFQGIQDMEERRILRLGESMKTFAEVDRQVIPIVGKCLDEITKAAESIEPKSDSQLVIEAYKSGFEPPGDVEFEDYSQAMKRTVSESSLSNSKGEGKPEKSSGKGKGKLWPFIKKNKLMSLLTSPHQPPPPPPPASASPSAVPNGPQSPKQQKEPLSHRLNEFMTSKPKMHCFRSLKRGQQRSYCFQKELMKRTLGRPTHAYEARRYVLSLKLGSGPEDFSHLPPEQRRKKLQQKIDDFTKEIQKELDQRDALTKMRDVYIKNPQMGDPSSVDPQLADISQRIEKLRFEAQKFEGWLAEVEGRMPTRSDPPRRQSGLYDGQNSTPVSNSCAQDRESPDGSYTEDPSSEAQLKVPVPDFDDEFDDEEPLPTIGTCKALYPFEGQNEGTIAVAEGEVLYVIEEDKGDGWTRVRRNEEEEGYVPSSYVEVCLDKDAKGSMTYI, from the exons ATGGAGCAGAGAGGCGAGTGCCTGGCAAAGGTGCAGCTGCTGAGG GATCAGTTTGAAAACTTGGAGAAGCACACGCAGTGGGGCATCGACTTTGTTGACAAGTACACCAAGTTTGTGAAGGAGAGGTGCGAGATTGAGATCAACTATGCGAAACAGATCAG AAACCTGTCCAAGAAATACCAGCCGAAGAAAAActccagggaggaagaggagcacaa GTACTCCTCATGTCGAGCCTTCCTGGCAACGCTCAACGAGCTCAATGACTATGCTGGGCAGCACGAGGTCATCGCAGAGAACTTGACCTCGCAGATTGTGGGCGACCTGGCACGGTACACGCAGGAGCTCAAGCAGGAGCGCAAATCC CACTTCCACGATGGCCGCAGGGCTCAGCAGCACATTGAGAACTCATGGAAGCAGCTGGAGGCG TGCAAGAGGAGGTTTGAGCGAGACTGCAAAGAGGCTGACCGGGCACAGCAGTACTTCGAGAAGATGGACAACGACATCAACGTGACGAAAGCAGATGTGGAGAAG CGAGCCTTCTCAAAG GCACGACAGCAGGCCCAGCTGCGGCATCAGATGGCCGCGGACAGTAAAGCGGACTACACGGCGTGCCTGCAGAAGTTCAACCAGGAGCAGAACGAGCATTATTACACCCTCATCCCGCACATCTTCCAG GGCATCCAAGATATGGAGGAGCGGCGGATCCTGAGGCTGGGAGAATCCATGAAGACGTTCGCCGAAGTTGACCGCCAGGTCATCCCCATTGTGGGCAAATGTCTCGATGAAATCACGAAGGCAGCAGAGTCCATCGAGCCAAAGAGT GACTCGCAGCTGGTGATAGAAGCCTACAAGTCGGGGTTTGAGCCCCCGGGAGACGTGGAGTTTGAAGACTACAGCCAGGCGATGAAGCGCACCGTCTCCGAGAGCAGCCTGTCCAACTCGAAAGGAGAGGGCAAGCCGGAGAAGAGCAGCGGCAAAGGCAAAGGCAAACTGTGGCCCTTCATCAAGAAGAACAAG CTCATGTCCCTCCTAACGTCCCCCCATCAGCCACCCCCACCTCCTCCCCCAGCCTCTGCCTCACCTTCTGCTGTTCCCAACGGTCCCCAGTCTCCCAAGCAGCAAAAGGAGCCCCTGTCCCATCGGCTCAACGAGTTCATGACGTCCAAACCCAAAATGCACTGCTTCCGGAGCCTGAAGCGAGGG CAGCAGCGCTCTTACTGCTTTCAAAAAGAGCTCATGAAGAGGACGCTGGGCAGGCCCACCCACGCCTACGAGGCCAGGCGCTACGTC CTTTCTCTCAAGCTG GGGTCGGGGCCTGAAGACTTCAGTCACCTGCCGCCCGAGCAAAGGAGGAAAAAGCTGCAGCAGAAGATCGACGACTTCACCAAGGAGATCCAGAAGGAGCTGGACCAGAG GGACGCCTTGACCAAGATGAGAGATGTTTACATCAAGAACCCCCAGATGGGAGACCCCAGCAGTGTAGACCCCCAGCTGGCTGACATTTCACAGCGGATTGAGAAGCTGCGCTTCGAGGCTCAGAAGTTTGAG GGTTGGCTTGCTGAGGTGGAGGGACGGATGCCAACACGGAGTGACCCTCCACGGCGGCAGAGTGGTCTGTATGACGGGCAGAACAGCACGCCGGTGAGCAACAGCTGTGCCCAGGACCGGGAGAG CCCTGATGGCAGCTACACAGAGGACCCGAGCTCAGAAGCACAGCTTAAGGTGCCTGTCCCCGACTTCGATGACGAGTTCGATGACGAGGAGCCTCTGCCTACCATTGGCACATGTAAAGCACTCTACCCCTTTGAAG GACAAAACGAGGGCACAATCGCTGTGGCCGAAGGCGAAGTGCTGTATGTGATCGAAGAAGACAAAGGAGACGGCTGGACCCGCGTGCGCAGGAACGAGGAGGAGGAGGGCTACGTGCCCTCCTCTTACGTCGAAGTCTGTTTGGACAAAGATGCCAAAGGTTCCATGACTTACATTTAG
- the LOC114642606 gene encoding formin-binding protein 1 isoform X4, translated as MEQRGECLAKVQLLRDQFENLEKHTQWGIDFVDKYTKFVKERCEIEINYAKQIRNLSKKYQPKKNSREEEEHKYSSCRAFLATLNELNDYAGQHEVIAENLTSQIVGDLARYTQELKQERKSHFHDGRRAQQHIENSWKQLEACKRRFERDCKEADRAQQYFEKMDNDINVTKADVEKARQQAQLRHQMAADSKADYTACLQKFNQEQNEHYYTLIPHIFQGIQDMEERRILRLGESMKTFAEVDRQVIPIVGKCLDEITKAAESIEPKSDSQLVIEAYKSGFEPPGDVEFEDYSQAMKRTVSESSLSNSKGEGKPEKSSGKGKGKLWPFIKKNKLMSLLTSPHQPPPPPPPASASPSAVPNGPQSPKQQKEPLSHRLNEFMTSKPKMHCFRSLKRGQQRSYCFQKELMKRTLGRPTHAYEARRYVLSLKLITLNAQVRTLMEGSGPEDFSHLPPEQRRKKLQQKIDDFTKEIQKELDQRDALTKMRDVYIKNPQMGDPSSVDPQLADISQRIEKLRFEAQKFEGWLAEVEGRMPTRSDPPRRQSGLYDGQNSTPVSNSCAQDRESPDGSYTEDPSSEAQLKVPVPDFDDEFDDEEPLPTIGTCKALYPFEGQNEGTIAVAEGEVLYVIEEDKGDGWTRVRRNEEEEGYVPSSYVEVCLDKDAKGSMTYI; from the exons ATGGAGCAGAGAGGCGAGTGCCTGGCAAAGGTGCAGCTGCTGAGG GATCAGTTTGAAAACTTGGAGAAGCACACGCAGTGGGGCATCGACTTTGTTGACAAGTACACCAAGTTTGTGAAGGAGAGGTGCGAGATTGAGATCAACTATGCGAAACAGATCAG AAACCTGTCCAAGAAATACCAGCCGAAGAAAAActccagggaggaagaggagcacaa GTACTCCTCATGTCGAGCCTTCCTGGCAACGCTCAACGAGCTCAATGACTATGCTGGGCAGCACGAGGTCATCGCAGAGAACTTGACCTCGCAGATTGTGGGCGACCTGGCACGGTACACGCAGGAGCTCAAGCAGGAGCGCAAATCC CACTTCCACGATGGCCGCAGGGCTCAGCAGCACATTGAGAACTCATGGAAGCAGCTGGAGGCG TGCAAGAGGAGGTTTGAGCGAGACTGCAAAGAGGCTGACCGGGCACAGCAGTACTTCGAGAAGATGGACAACGACATCAACGTGACGAAAGCAGATGTGGAGAAG GCACGACAGCAGGCCCAGCTGCGGCATCAGATGGCCGCGGACAGTAAAGCGGACTACACGGCGTGCCTGCAGAAGTTCAACCAGGAGCAGAACGAGCATTATTACACCCTCATCCCGCACATCTTCCAG GGCATCCAAGATATGGAGGAGCGGCGGATCCTGAGGCTGGGAGAATCCATGAAGACGTTCGCCGAAGTTGACCGCCAGGTCATCCCCATTGTGGGCAAATGTCTCGATGAAATCACGAAGGCAGCAGAGTCCATCGAGCCAAAGAGT GACTCGCAGCTGGTGATAGAAGCCTACAAGTCGGGGTTTGAGCCCCCGGGAGACGTGGAGTTTGAAGACTACAGCCAGGCGATGAAGCGCACCGTCTCCGAGAGCAGCCTGTCCAACTCGAAAGGAGAGGGCAAGCCGGAGAAGAGCAGCGGCAAAGGCAAAGGCAAACTGTGGCCCTTCATCAAGAAGAACAAG CTCATGTCCCTCCTAACGTCCCCCCATCAGCCACCCCCACCTCCTCCCCCAGCCTCTGCCTCACCTTCTGCTGTTCCCAACGGTCCCCAGTCTCCCAAGCAGCAAAAGGAGCCCCTGTCCCATCGGCTCAACGAGTTCATGACGTCCAAACCCAAAATGCACTGCTTCCGGAGCCTGAAGCGAGGG CAGCAGCGCTCTTACTGCTTTCAAAAAGAGCTCATGAAGAGGACGCTGGGCAGGCCCACCCACGCCTACGAGGCCAGGCGCTACGTC CTTTCTCTCAAGCTG ATTACGTTGAATGCTCAGGTGCGGACTCTCATGGAG GGGTCGGGGCCTGAAGACTTCAGTCACCTGCCGCCCGAGCAAAGGAGGAAAAAGCTGCAGCAGAAGATCGACGACTTCACCAAGGAGATCCAGAAGGAGCTGGACCAGAG GGACGCCTTGACCAAGATGAGAGATGTTTACATCAAGAACCCCCAGATGGGAGACCCCAGCAGTGTAGACCCCCAGCTGGCTGACATTTCACAGCGGATTGAGAAGCTGCGCTTCGAGGCTCAGAAGTTTGAG GGTTGGCTTGCTGAGGTGGAGGGACGGATGCCAACACGGAGTGACCCTCCACGGCGGCAGAGTGGTCTGTATGACGGGCAGAACAGCACGCCGGTGAGCAACAGCTGTGCCCAGGACCGGGAGAG CCCTGATGGCAGCTACACAGAGGACCCGAGCTCAGAAGCACAGCTTAAGGTGCCTGTCCCCGACTTCGATGACGAGTTCGATGACGAGGAGCCTCTGCCTACCATTGGCACATGTAAAGCACTCTACCCCTTTGAAG GACAAAACGAGGGCACAATCGCTGTGGCCGAAGGCGAAGTGCTGTATGTGATCGAAGAAGACAAAGGAGACGGCTGGACCCGCGTGCGCAGGAACGAGGAGGAGGAGGGCTACGTGCCCTCCTCTTACGTCGAAGTCTGTTTGGACAAAGATGCCAAAGGTTCCATGACTTACATTTAG